In Oenanthe melanoleuca isolate GR-GAL-2019-014 chromosome 10, OMel1.0, whole genome shotgun sequence, a single window of DNA contains:
- the ATOSA gene encoding atos homolog protein A isoform X3: MLLWKNNIPIMVEVMLLPDCCYSDEGPTTEGNDLNDPAIKQDALLLERWILEPVPRQSGDRFIEEKTLLLAVRSFVFFSQLSAWLSVSHGAVPRNILYRVSAADVDLQWTFSQTPTEHVFPVPNVSHNVALRVSVQSLPRQSNYPVLTCSIHTNLSFYEKQMQERKFHQRSGPSAAQQCSAPSPQRFPGKQTWTMTPEGLLNGKKKPEFTTSFRNLKLYPSTGRGSDFGASQSKVQCYNATADNKTQSHETPVRTFKSYSLVDSRVSNSHCSHQPTGETNPLIGSLLQERQEVIARIAQHLIHCDPATSPVVAGRPFTTHENISATPKAFRSTFEEENLPRKSKESSPVPAANLDNAIQEDGGEGKTRAGPEVTLLDARVPGNHCGRQSAGESNPLIDSLLQERQEVIARIAQHLIHCDPATSHVAGRPFKVHEASPVVSKVFRSTYEDENLLRKGKEPFAKSNFSLLADSSKSGTKTPDTPISPSRFDGELKTSLKVQARRKLVLVKPSEAVQNAFHQTSNKTSHAFSSIHTSSCIKENKSEVPDKLEIHSGYAQKDQITNRCKQGSNSSSTDEQICTNKLKERTVVRENNGTDSFNNLQMEKCRILEGTKKATVMPVYDSLHKNELKCLDRDSKKPNIYEQNTQLISIENYLNKDHDSFKNKTKQDKIKTAHDENEDPTGLDSQSTSQKKPAEDNAAKCEWQKNPDVQKAPSLKHTNTWRKHNFRSLDGTSTKAFHPRTGLPLLSSPVPQRKTQSGCFDLDSSLLKCLSARSPQQCINRDSDPDSHGKPFLSSSAPPVTSLSLLGNFEESVLNFRLDPLGVVEGFTAEVGASGVFCPTHMTLPVEVSFYSVSDDNAPSPYMGVITLESLGKRGYRVPPSGTIQVTLFNPNKTVVKMFVVIYDLREMPANHQTFLRQRTFSVPVRREIKRTVNKENSHQTEERLLRYLIHLRFQSSKSGKIYLHRDVRLLFSRKSMEVDSGAAYELKSYTESPTNPQFSPRC; this comes from the exons ATGCTCCTGTGGAAGAACAATATTCCAATCATGGTAGAAGTGATGCTACTTCCAGACTGTTGCTATAGTGATGAAGGGCCCACCACAGAGGGGAATGATTTAAATGATCCTGCCATCAAACAAGATGCATTGCTGTTAGAAAGGTGGATTTTGGAGCCAGTTCCTCGACA GAGTGGAGATCGATTTATTGAGGAGAAGACCCTGTTATTGGCTGTTCgctcctttgttttcttctctcagctGAGCGCATGGCTGAGCGTCTCACATGGTGCTGTTCCCAGAAACATCCTCTACAG GGTGAGCGCTGCAGATGTGGACTTGCAATGGACGTTCTCCCAGACACCCACTGAGCATGTCTTTCCTGTTCCTAACGTTTCTCACAATGTGGCCTTGAGGGTCAGCGTCCAGTCCTTGCCAAGGCAATCCAACTACCCAGTTTTGACCTGCAGTATTCACACCAATCTTAGCTTTTatgaaaagcaaatgcaagAGCGTAAGTTCCATCAGCGCAGCggtcccagtgctgctcagcaatgCAGTGCTCCCAGTCCACAGCGTTTTCCTGGGAAGCAGACATGGACAATGACACCTGAAGGCCTactgaatggaaaaaagaagCCTGAATTTACTACATCTTTTAGAAATTTAAAACTTTATCCATCTACCGGACGTGGATCTGACTTTGGGGCATCACAGTCTAAAGTTCAGTGCTATAATGCCACAGCAGACAATAAGACACAATCTCATGAAACACCGGTCAGAACTTTTAAATCCTATTCTCTCGTTGATTCCCGTGTTTCAAACAGTCATTGCTCTCATCAGCCCACAGGAGAAACCAATCCTTTGATAGGCTCTTTACTTCAGGAGCGACAAGAAGTCATTGCAAGGATTGCTCAGCACTTGATTCACTGTGATCCAGCTACTTCACCAGTTGTTGCTGGGCGTCCATTCACCACACATGAAAACATCTCGGCTACACCAAAAGCTTTTCGGAGTACTTTCGAAGAGGAGAACTTGCcaaggaaaagcaaggaaagctcccctgttcctgctgccaaCTTAGACAATGCAATACAGGAAGATGGTGGTGAAGGCAAAACTAGGGCAGGGCCAGAGGTCACGCTGCTCGATGCCCGTGTTCCAGGGAACCACTGTGGCCGTCAGTCAGCAGGAGAGAGCAACCCCCTGATCgattccctgctccaggagaggcaggaggtgaTAGCAAGGATTGCCCAGCACTTGATTCATTGTGATCCAGCCACTTCCCATGTTGCTGGACGTCCATTCAAAGTGCATGAGGCTAGTCCGGTCGTATCAAAAGTTTTTCGAAGTACATATGAAGATGAAAATTTGCTGAGGAAGGGCAAGGAACCTTTTGCtaaatcaaatttttctttgttagcAGACAGCAGTAAATCAGGGACAAAGACACCTGATACTCCTATCAGTCCTTCTAGGTTTGATGGAGAATTGAAGACTTCTCTGAAAGTCcaagcaagaagaaaattgGTTTTAGTAAAACCCAGTGAAGCTGTCCAAAATGCATTTCATCAGACTTCAAATAAAACTTCTCATGCATTTAGTAGCATTCACACATCATCatgtattaaagaaaataaatctgaagtTCCAGATAAATTGGAAATACATTCTGGTTATGCACAGAAAGACCAGATAACCAATAGATGTAAACAGGGTTcaaattccagcagcactgatgaACAGATTTGCACAAACAAACTTAAAGAAAGAACAGTTGTTCGTGAGAACAATGGCACAGACAGTTTTAATAATTTACAgatggaaaaatgcagaatactTGAAGGTACAAAAAAAGCAACTGTGATGCCGGTATATGACTCTTTGCACAAAAATGAGCTCAAGTGTTTAGATAGAGACtccaaaaaaccaaatatttatGAGCAAAATACTCAGCTTATTAgtattgaaaattatttaaataaagaccATGACagtttcaaaaacaaaaccaaacaagacaaaataaaaactgcacaTGATGAGAATGAAGACCCAACGGGCCTCGATTCTCAAAGCACTTCTCAGAAGAAACCTGCAGAAGACAATGCAGCTAAGTGTGAGTGGCAGAAGAACCCTGATGTACAG AAAGCACCATCtctaaaacacacaaacacatggCGGAAACACAATTTCCGATCCCTGGACGGAACTTCAACCAAGGCTTTTCATCCCAGAACTGGACTGCCTCTGCTTTCAAGTCCT GTTcctcaaaggaaaacacagtCTGGGTGCTTTGATCTGGATTCATCATTGTTGAAATGTCTGTCTGCAAGAAG CCCACAACAATGTATAAACAGAGACAGTGATCCAGACAGCCATGGGAAACCATTTCTAAGTTCTAGTGCTCCACCAGTAACAAGTCTAAGCCTTCTGGGAAACTTTGAG GAATCTGTCCTGAATTTCCGCTTGGACCCGCTGGGTGTCGTGGAGGGTTTCACAGCAGAGGTGGGAGCAAGTGGAGTCTTTTGTCCCACGCACATGACTCTGCCAGTTGAAGTGTCATTCTACAGCGTTTCAGATGACAATGCACCCTCTCCTTACATG gGTGTAATTACTTTAGAGTCCCTTGGGAAAAGGGGTTATCGGGTACCGCCTTCAGGAACAATACAAGTG ACCTTATTTAACCCTAACAAAACTGTGGTGAAGATGTTTGTGGTGATCTATGACTTGAGAGAAATGCCAGCTAATCATCAAACATTCCTACGGCAAAGAActttttctgtccctgtgagACGAGAAATCAAGCGAACTGTCAATAAAGAAAACAGTCACCAGACTGAAGAAAGGCTACTACGCTACCTCATACATCTGAG GTTCCAGAGTTCTAAATCTGGAAAGATCTACCTCCACAGAGATGTAAGGCTCCTATTCTCTCGGAAATCCATGGAAGTTGATAGCGGCGCTGCATATGAACTCAAATCTTACACTGAATCTCCAACAAATCCTCAGTTTTCACCAAGATGCTAG
- the ATOSA gene encoding atos homolog protein A isoform X1 gives MPWAPGRPRRRCGARCGSGQDTLDEYFEYEAEEFLVSLALLITEGRTPEYSIKGRTEGFHCPPAQSSQPPTTKHECSDKLAQCRQARRTRSEVMLLWKNNIPIMVEVMLLPDCCYSDEGPTTEGNDLNDPAIKQDALLLERWILEPVPRQSGDRFIEEKTLLLAVRSFVFFSQLSAWLSVSHGAVPRNILYRVSAADVDLQWTFSQTPTEHVFPVPNVSHNVALRVSVQSLPRQSNYPVLTCSIHTNLSFYEKQMQERKFHQRSGPSAAQQCSAPSPQRFPGKQTWTMTPEGLLNGKKKPEFTTSFRNLKLYPSTGRGSDFGASQSKVQCYNATADNKTQSHETPVRTFKSYSLVDSRVSNSHCSHQPTGETNPLIGSLLQERQEVIARIAQHLIHCDPATSPVVAGRPFTTHENISATPKAFRSTFEEENLPRKSKESSPVPAANLDNAIQEDGGEGKTRAGPEVTLLDARVPGNHCGRQSAGESNPLIDSLLQERQEVIARIAQHLIHCDPATSHVAGRPFKVHEASPVVSKVFRSTYEDENLLRKGKEPFAKSNFSLLADSSKSGTKTPDTPISPSRFDGELKTSLKVQARRKLVLVKPSEAVQNAFHQTSNKTSHAFSSIHTSSCIKENKSEVPDKLEIHSGYAQKDQITNRCKQGSNSSSTDEQICTNKLKERTVVRENNGTDSFNNLQMEKCRILEGTKKATVMPVYDSLHKNELKCLDRDSKKPNIYEQNTQLISIENYLNKDHDSFKNKTKQDKIKTAHDENEDPTGLDSQSTSQKKPAEDNAAKCEWQKNPDVQKAPSLKHTNTWRKHNFRSLDGTSTKAFHPRTGLPLLSSPVPQRKTQSGCFDLDSSLLKCLSARSPQQCINRDSDPDSHGKPFLSSSAPPVTSLSLLGNFEESVLNFRLDPLGVVEGFTAEVGASGVFCPTHMTLPVEVSFYSVSDDNAPSPYMGVITLESLGKRGYRVPPSGTIQVTLFNPNKTVVKMFVVIYDLREMPANHQTFLRQRTFSVPVRREIKRTVNKENSHQTEERLLRYLIHLRFQSSKSGKIYLHRDVRLLFSRKSMEVDSGAAYELKSYTESPTNPQFSPRC, from the exons ATACTTTGGATGAATACTTTGAGTATGAAGCTGAGGAGTTCCTGGTCTCCTTGGCCTTGCTGATCACTGAGGGCCGGACACCAGAGTACTCCATCAAGGGCAGGACAGAGGGCTTTCACTGCCCCCCAGCACAGTCGAGCCAGCCACCAACAACTAAGCATGAATGCAGCGACAAACTGGCTCAG tGTCGTCAGGCCAGGCGAACCAGATCTGAGGTTATGCTCCTGTGGAAGAACAATATTCCAATCATGGTAGAAGTGATGCTACTTCCAGACTGTTGCTATAGTGATGAAGGGCCCACCACAGAGGGGAATGATTTAAATGATCCTGCCATCAAACAAGATGCATTGCTGTTAGAAAGGTGGATTTTGGAGCCAGTTCCTCGACA GAGTGGAGATCGATTTATTGAGGAGAAGACCCTGTTATTGGCTGTTCgctcctttgttttcttctctcagctGAGCGCATGGCTGAGCGTCTCACATGGTGCTGTTCCCAGAAACATCCTCTACAG GGTGAGCGCTGCAGATGTGGACTTGCAATGGACGTTCTCCCAGACACCCACTGAGCATGTCTTTCCTGTTCCTAACGTTTCTCACAATGTGGCCTTGAGGGTCAGCGTCCAGTCCTTGCCAAGGCAATCCAACTACCCAGTTTTGACCTGCAGTATTCACACCAATCTTAGCTTTTatgaaaagcaaatgcaagAGCGTAAGTTCCATCAGCGCAGCggtcccagtgctgctcagcaatgCAGTGCTCCCAGTCCACAGCGTTTTCCTGGGAAGCAGACATGGACAATGACACCTGAAGGCCTactgaatggaaaaaagaagCCTGAATTTACTACATCTTTTAGAAATTTAAAACTTTATCCATCTACCGGACGTGGATCTGACTTTGGGGCATCACAGTCTAAAGTTCAGTGCTATAATGCCACAGCAGACAATAAGACACAATCTCATGAAACACCGGTCAGAACTTTTAAATCCTATTCTCTCGTTGATTCCCGTGTTTCAAACAGTCATTGCTCTCATCAGCCCACAGGAGAAACCAATCCTTTGATAGGCTCTTTACTTCAGGAGCGACAAGAAGTCATTGCAAGGATTGCTCAGCACTTGATTCACTGTGATCCAGCTACTTCACCAGTTGTTGCTGGGCGTCCATTCACCACACATGAAAACATCTCGGCTACACCAAAAGCTTTTCGGAGTACTTTCGAAGAGGAGAACTTGCcaaggaaaagcaaggaaagctcccctgttcctgctgccaaCTTAGACAATGCAATACAGGAAGATGGTGGTGAAGGCAAAACTAGGGCAGGGCCAGAGGTCACGCTGCTCGATGCCCGTGTTCCAGGGAACCACTGTGGCCGTCAGTCAGCAGGAGAGAGCAACCCCCTGATCgattccctgctccaggagaggcaggaggtgaTAGCAAGGATTGCCCAGCACTTGATTCATTGTGATCCAGCCACTTCCCATGTTGCTGGACGTCCATTCAAAGTGCATGAGGCTAGTCCGGTCGTATCAAAAGTTTTTCGAAGTACATATGAAGATGAAAATTTGCTGAGGAAGGGCAAGGAACCTTTTGCtaaatcaaatttttctttgttagcAGACAGCAGTAAATCAGGGACAAAGACACCTGATACTCCTATCAGTCCTTCTAGGTTTGATGGAGAATTGAAGACTTCTCTGAAAGTCcaagcaagaagaaaattgGTTTTAGTAAAACCCAGTGAAGCTGTCCAAAATGCATTTCATCAGACTTCAAATAAAACTTCTCATGCATTTAGTAGCATTCACACATCATCatgtattaaagaaaataaatctgaagtTCCAGATAAATTGGAAATACATTCTGGTTATGCACAGAAAGACCAGATAACCAATAGATGTAAACAGGGTTcaaattccagcagcactgatgaACAGATTTGCACAAACAAACTTAAAGAAAGAACAGTTGTTCGTGAGAACAATGGCACAGACAGTTTTAATAATTTACAgatggaaaaatgcagaatactTGAAGGTACAAAAAAAGCAACTGTGATGCCGGTATATGACTCTTTGCACAAAAATGAGCTCAAGTGTTTAGATAGAGACtccaaaaaaccaaatatttatGAGCAAAATACTCAGCTTATTAgtattgaaaattatttaaataaagaccATGACagtttcaaaaacaaaaccaaacaagacaaaataaaaactgcacaTGATGAGAATGAAGACCCAACGGGCCTCGATTCTCAAAGCACTTCTCAGAAGAAACCTGCAGAAGACAATGCAGCTAAGTGTGAGTGGCAGAAGAACCCTGATGTACAG AAAGCACCATCtctaaaacacacaaacacatggCGGAAACACAATTTCCGATCCCTGGACGGAACTTCAACCAAGGCTTTTCATCCCAGAACTGGACTGCCTCTGCTTTCAAGTCCT GTTcctcaaaggaaaacacagtCTGGGTGCTTTGATCTGGATTCATCATTGTTGAAATGTCTGTCTGCAAGAAG CCCACAACAATGTATAAACAGAGACAGTGATCCAGACAGCCATGGGAAACCATTTCTAAGTTCTAGTGCTCCACCAGTAACAAGTCTAAGCCTTCTGGGAAACTTTGAG GAATCTGTCCTGAATTTCCGCTTGGACCCGCTGGGTGTCGTGGAGGGTTTCACAGCAGAGGTGGGAGCAAGTGGAGTCTTTTGTCCCACGCACATGACTCTGCCAGTTGAAGTGTCATTCTACAGCGTTTCAGATGACAATGCACCCTCTCCTTACATG gGTGTAATTACTTTAGAGTCCCTTGGGAAAAGGGGTTATCGGGTACCGCCTTCAGGAACAATACAAGTG ACCTTATTTAACCCTAACAAAACTGTGGTGAAGATGTTTGTGGTGATCTATGACTTGAGAGAAATGCCAGCTAATCATCAAACATTCCTACGGCAAAGAActttttctgtccctgtgagACGAGAAATCAAGCGAACTGTCAATAAAGAAAACAGTCACCAGACTGAAGAAAGGCTACTACGCTACCTCATACATCTGAG GTTCCAGAGTTCTAAATCTGGAAAGATCTACCTCCACAGAGATGTAAGGCTCCTATTCTCTCGGAAATCCATGGAAGTTGATAGCGGCGCTGCATATGAACTCAAATCTTACACTGAATCTCCAACAAATCCTCAGTTTTCACCAAGATGCTAG
- the ATOSA gene encoding atos homolog protein A isoform X2: MKPERDTLDEYFEYEAEEFLVSLALLITEGRTPEYSIKGRTEGFHCPPAQSSQPPTTKHECSDKLAQCRQARRTRSEVMLLWKNNIPIMVEVMLLPDCCYSDEGPTTEGNDLNDPAIKQDALLLERWILEPVPRQSGDRFIEEKTLLLAVRSFVFFSQLSAWLSVSHGAVPRNILYRVSAADVDLQWTFSQTPTEHVFPVPNVSHNVALRVSVQSLPRQSNYPVLTCSIHTNLSFYEKQMQERKFHQRSGPSAAQQCSAPSPQRFPGKQTWTMTPEGLLNGKKKPEFTTSFRNLKLYPSTGRGSDFGASQSKVQCYNATADNKTQSHETPVRTFKSYSLVDSRVSNSHCSHQPTGETNPLIGSLLQERQEVIARIAQHLIHCDPATSPVVAGRPFTTHENISATPKAFRSTFEEENLPRKSKESSPVPAANLDNAIQEDGGEGKTRAGPEVTLLDARVPGNHCGRQSAGESNPLIDSLLQERQEVIARIAQHLIHCDPATSHVAGRPFKVHEASPVVSKVFRSTYEDENLLRKGKEPFAKSNFSLLADSSKSGTKTPDTPISPSRFDGELKTSLKVQARRKLVLVKPSEAVQNAFHQTSNKTSHAFSSIHTSSCIKENKSEVPDKLEIHSGYAQKDQITNRCKQGSNSSSTDEQICTNKLKERTVVRENNGTDSFNNLQMEKCRILEGTKKATVMPVYDSLHKNELKCLDRDSKKPNIYEQNTQLISIENYLNKDHDSFKNKTKQDKIKTAHDENEDPTGLDSQSTSQKKPAEDNAAKCEWQKNPDVQKAPSLKHTNTWRKHNFRSLDGTSTKAFHPRTGLPLLSSPVPQRKTQSGCFDLDSSLLKCLSARSPQQCINRDSDPDSHGKPFLSSSAPPVTSLSLLGNFEESVLNFRLDPLGVVEGFTAEVGASGVFCPTHMTLPVEVSFYSVSDDNAPSPYMGVITLESLGKRGYRVPPSGTIQVTLFNPNKTVVKMFVVIYDLREMPANHQTFLRQRTFSVPVRREIKRTVNKENSHQTEERLLRYLIHLRFQSSKSGKIYLHRDVRLLFSRKSMEVDSGAAYELKSYTESPTNPQFSPRC, encoded by the exons ATACTTTGGATGAATACTTTGAGTATGAAGCTGAGGAGTTCCTGGTCTCCTTGGCCTTGCTGATCACTGAGGGCCGGACACCAGAGTACTCCATCAAGGGCAGGACAGAGGGCTTTCACTGCCCCCCAGCACAGTCGAGCCAGCCACCAACAACTAAGCATGAATGCAGCGACAAACTGGCTCAG tGTCGTCAGGCCAGGCGAACCAGATCTGAGGTTATGCTCCTGTGGAAGAACAATATTCCAATCATGGTAGAAGTGATGCTACTTCCAGACTGTTGCTATAGTGATGAAGGGCCCACCACAGAGGGGAATGATTTAAATGATCCTGCCATCAAACAAGATGCATTGCTGTTAGAAAGGTGGATTTTGGAGCCAGTTCCTCGACA GAGTGGAGATCGATTTATTGAGGAGAAGACCCTGTTATTGGCTGTTCgctcctttgttttcttctctcagctGAGCGCATGGCTGAGCGTCTCACATGGTGCTGTTCCCAGAAACATCCTCTACAG GGTGAGCGCTGCAGATGTGGACTTGCAATGGACGTTCTCCCAGACACCCACTGAGCATGTCTTTCCTGTTCCTAACGTTTCTCACAATGTGGCCTTGAGGGTCAGCGTCCAGTCCTTGCCAAGGCAATCCAACTACCCAGTTTTGACCTGCAGTATTCACACCAATCTTAGCTTTTatgaaaagcaaatgcaagAGCGTAAGTTCCATCAGCGCAGCggtcccagtgctgctcagcaatgCAGTGCTCCCAGTCCACAGCGTTTTCCTGGGAAGCAGACATGGACAATGACACCTGAAGGCCTactgaatggaaaaaagaagCCTGAATTTACTACATCTTTTAGAAATTTAAAACTTTATCCATCTACCGGACGTGGATCTGACTTTGGGGCATCACAGTCTAAAGTTCAGTGCTATAATGCCACAGCAGACAATAAGACACAATCTCATGAAACACCGGTCAGAACTTTTAAATCCTATTCTCTCGTTGATTCCCGTGTTTCAAACAGTCATTGCTCTCATCAGCCCACAGGAGAAACCAATCCTTTGATAGGCTCTTTACTTCAGGAGCGACAAGAAGTCATTGCAAGGATTGCTCAGCACTTGATTCACTGTGATCCAGCTACTTCACCAGTTGTTGCTGGGCGTCCATTCACCACACATGAAAACATCTCGGCTACACCAAAAGCTTTTCGGAGTACTTTCGAAGAGGAGAACTTGCcaaggaaaagcaaggaaagctcccctgttcctgctgccaaCTTAGACAATGCAATACAGGAAGATGGTGGTGAAGGCAAAACTAGGGCAGGGCCAGAGGTCACGCTGCTCGATGCCCGTGTTCCAGGGAACCACTGTGGCCGTCAGTCAGCAGGAGAGAGCAACCCCCTGATCgattccctgctccaggagaggcaggaggtgaTAGCAAGGATTGCCCAGCACTTGATTCATTGTGATCCAGCCACTTCCCATGTTGCTGGACGTCCATTCAAAGTGCATGAGGCTAGTCCGGTCGTATCAAAAGTTTTTCGAAGTACATATGAAGATGAAAATTTGCTGAGGAAGGGCAAGGAACCTTTTGCtaaatcaaatttttctttgttagcAGACAGCAGTAAATCAGGGACAAAGACACCTGATACTCCTATCAGTCCTTCTAGGTTTGATGGAGAATTGAAGACTTCTCTGAAAGTCcaagcaagaagaaaattgGTTTTAGTAAAACCCAGTGAAGCTGTCCAAAATGCATTTCATCAGACTTCAAATAAAACTTCTCATGCATTTAGTAGCATTCACACATCATCatgtattaaagaaaataaatctgaagtTCCAGATAAATTGGAAATACATTCTGGTTATGCACAGAAAGACCAGATAACCAATAGATGTAAACAGGGTTcaaattccagcagcactgatgaACAGATTTGCACAAACAAACTTAAAGAAAGAACAGTTGTTCGTGAGAACAATGGCACAGACAGTTTTAATAATTTACAgatggaaaaatgcagaatactTGAAGGTACAAAAAAAGCAACTGTGATGCCGGTATATGACTCTTTGCACAAAAATGAGCTCAAGTGTTTAGATAGAGACtccaaaaaaccaaatatttatGAGCAAAATACTCAGCTTATTAgtattgaaaattatttaaataaagaccATGACagtttcaaaaacaaaaccaaacaagacaaaataaaaactgcacaTGATGAGAATGAAGACCCAACGGGCCTCGATTCTCAAAGCACTTCTCAGAAGAAACCTGCAGAAGACAATGCAGCTAAGTGTGAGTGGCAGAAGAACCCTGATGTACAG AAAGCACCATCtctaaaacacacaaacacatggCGGAAACACAATTTCCGATCCCTGGACGGAACTTCAACCAAGGCTTTTCATCCCAGAACTGGACTGCCTCTGCTTTCAAGTCCT GTTcctcaaaggaaaacacagtCTGGGTGCTTTGATCTGGATTCATCATTGTTGAAATGTCTGTCTGCAAGAAG CCCACAACAATGTATAAACAGAGACAGTGATCCAGACAGCCATGGGAAACCATTTCTAAGTTCTAGTGCTCCACCAGTAACAAGTCTAAGCCTTCTGGGAAACTTTGAG GAATCTGTCCTGAATTTCCGCTTGGACCCGCTGGGTGTCGTGGAGGGTTTCACAGCAGAGGTGGGAGCAAGTGGAGTCTTTTGTCCCACGCACATGACTCTGCCAGTTGAAGTGTCATTCTACAGCGTTTCAGATGACAATGCACCCTCTCCTTACATG gGTGTAATTACTTTAGAGTCCCTTGGGAAAAGGGGTTATCGGGTACCGCCTTCAGGAACAATACAAGTG ACCTTATTTAACCCTAACAAAACTGTGGTGAAGATGTTTGTGGTGATCTATGACTTGAGAGAAATGCCAGCTAATCATCAAACATTCCTACGGCAAAGAActttttctgtccctgtgagACGAGAAATCAAGCGAACTGTCAATAAAGAAAACAGTCACCAGACTGAAGAAAGGCTACTACGCTACCTCATACATCTGAG GTTCCAGAGTTCTAAATCTGGAAAGATCTACCTCCACAGAGATGTAAGGCTCCTATTCTCTCGGAAATCCATGGAAGTTGATAGCGGCGCTGCATATGAACTCAAATCTTACACTGAATCTCCAACAAATCCTCAGTTTTCACCAAGATGCTAG